One part of the Lotus japonicus ecotype B-129 chromosome 2, LjGifu_v1.2 genome encodes these proteins:
- the LOC130737497 gene encoding uncharacterized protein LOC130737497, with product MTPLDFDALKDMQNSANDLLHSPLVQQALVHWHEEKWVSDVSESSLRILEVCGISKDVLLLVKEHLQELQFTLRRASIGEPGIEGKITAFNCYRKKLKKETLKCLKWLKGMKTEKIITSMKDQKLTLVVDVLREVRMTSISTVESLLSLISSPWLDYSRTGKRSFMSKLVHVNLQNNSSDHDMYYDAMVLQSANKRLAGVQMAIEDLEVELECMFRRLIHTRVLLLNIYTYQLGTPNQLASSKSFRYI from the coding sequence ATGACACCCCTTGATTTTGATGCTCTTAAAGACATGCAAAACTCTGCAAATGACCTCCTTCATTCTCCATTGGTTCAACAAGCCCTTGTCCACTGGCACGAAGAAAAATGGGTCAGTGATGTCTCTGAGTCCTCTCTGAGGATATTGGAGGTGTGTGGCATCTCCAAAGATGTTCTTTTGCTTGTGAAAGAACACCTTCAAGAACTCCAATTCACTTTACGAAGAGCAAGCATTGGTGAGCCAGGAATTGAGGGAAAAATCACAGCTTTCAATTGCTATAGGAAGAAGTTAAAGAAAGAGACTTTAAAGTGCTTGAAATGGTTGAAGGGTATGAAGACTGAAAAAATAATCACTTCAATGAAGGACCAAAAACTAACTCTGGTTGTTGATGTTCTGAGGGAAGTGAGGATGACAAGCATTTCCACTGTGGAATCACTGTTGTCACTAATTTCATCACCATGGTTGGATTATTCAAGAACAGGGAAAAGGTCTTTCATGTCAAAGCTTGTTCATGTGAATTTGCAGAATAATTCATCAGATCATGATATGTATTATGATGCCATGGTGCTTCAAAGTGCAAATAAAAGGCTAGCAGGGGTTCAAATGGCAATAGAAGATCTAGAAGTTGAGTTGGAGTGCATGTTCAGACGTTTGATCCACACAAGGGTTTTGCTTCTTAACATATATACTTACCAACTTGGAACACCAAATCAACTAGCTAGCTCAAAATCCTTTAGATATATATAA
- the LOC130737500 gene encoding nicotinamidase 2-like — translation MSSSCAVKSSSYEKYEIRKRNPNPKSCALLVIDMQNYFSTIATPILPNLNTTIDLCRRASIPVIFTRHRHTSATDHPMLTEWWFGDFILDGTEEAELMGSLHRETEKDAVVGKRTYSAFAGTRLEEMLVGMGVEEVIVTGVMTNLCCETTARDAFGRGFRVFFSTDATATDDEDLHEATLKNMAHGFAYLIDCHRLKQALNFS, via the coding sequence atgTCTAGTTCTTGTGCTGTAAAATCATCATCGTACGAGAAATACGAAATCAGAAAGAGAAACCCAAATCCAAAATCATGTGCTCTCCTAGTCATCGACATGCAGAACTACTTCTCCACCATCGCCACCCCAATCCTCCCAAACCTCAACACCACCATCGACCTCTGTCGTCGCGCCTCCATCCCCGTCATCTTCACGCGCCACCGCCACACCTCCGCCACCGACCACCCCATGCTAACTGAGTGGTGGTTCGGGGACTTCATCCTTGACGGCACCGAAGAGGCCGAGCTCATGGGGTCGCTCCACCGTGAGACCGAGAAGGATGCGGTGGTGGGGAAGAGAACCTACAGCGCGTTCGCCGGAACCAGGCTGGAAGAGATGCTGGTGGGTATGGGAGTGGAGGAGGTTATAGTGACGGGTGTGATGACCAACCTCTGCTGCGAGACGACGGCGCGTGACGCATTTGGCAGGGGGTTCAGGGTGTTCTTCTCAACCGATGCCACCGCTACTGATGATGAGGATCTTCATGAGGCCACTTTGAAGAACATGGCTCACGGTTTTGCTTACTTGATTGATTGTCACAGGCTGAAGCAAGCACTTAATTTCTcctaa